The Deltaproteobacteria bacterium sequence ATGGCGAGGTTTTAAGCGCCAAAATCATTACGGACCGTTATTCCGGCCAGTCCAAGGGATTTGGGTTCGTGGAGATGTCAAGCCGCAGCGAGGGTGAGGAAGCCATCGCTGGCTTAAATGGACAAGAGGTGAACCACCGCCAGATAAAAGTCAACGAAGCAAGGCCGCGGTCGGACAATAGGCGCGGAGGCTTCGGCGGACGCAGAGGTGGTGGAAGGTACTAATAAAAATTAAGAGTTTGATCTTCCGCGCCGAGCATTTCGCTCCTGAGAGTAATCCTG is a genomic window containing:
- a CDS encoding RNA-binding protein; the protein is MNLYVGNLSYNTSEADLTELFAQYGEVLSAKIITDRYSGQSKGFGFVEMSSRSEGEEAIAGLNGQEVNHRQIKVNEARPRSDNRRGGFGGRRGGGRY